In the Hordeum vulgare subsp. vulgare chromosome 7H, MorexV3_pseudomolecules_assembly, whole genome shotgun sequence genome, one interval contains:
- the LOC123412551 gene encoding uncharacterized protein LOC123412551, whose product MAAPAVKLAAVVLLVALSAAALAPAVSGQPTDGGLATCIGRCGCVPCPKGRFCPAVCRPPTDCAARCRCVYSRAGC is encoded by the coding sequence ATGGCTGCTCCCGCTGTCAAGTTGGCCGCCGTCGTGCTCCTGGTGGCGCTCTCCGCGGCCGCGCTGGCTCCGGCCGTGTCAGGGCAGCCGACTGATGGCGGGCTAGCGACGTGCATCGGCCGCTGCGGTTGTGTGCCCTGCCCGAAAGGGAGGTTCTGCCCCGCCGTGTGCAGGCCCCCGACGGACTGTGCAGCCAGATGCCGCTGCGTTTATTCCCGTGCGGGTTGCTAG